In Cervus canadensis isolate Bull #8, Minnesota chromosome 7, ASM1932006v1, whole genome shotgun sequence, the DNA window GGATGGCTCCGAAcctgctggggggaggggcacaCAGGGAAGCTGCTGTGCCGGCCAGAGGACATGGAGTGAGAAACAGCTCTGTCCTTCGGAGATAGGGTGGCCCGTGAGCAGGGACGAGCCCGGGCACAAGCTGCAGCGACTCGAGCAGCAGATGGAGGAGACCCTGGAGGGAGCTGGTCTTCACCAATGTACCCCCGCCGCCCACGTGACCTACATTCAGCCAACACCCGTGATCCTCTCAGGGAAGCCTGTGGAGCCCGGGGGCCTGCCACGTGGTCCCTGCACAGGGACACTGCCCCACCCCCGCTGGAGCATCCCCATTTCCGACAGCAGGCGGAAGGGCTCTTCCCAAGCAGCAACCTCTCTGGGTCAAGCACTGCCACAGTGACCTTCCCACCCCCCAGGACCGCCCGTGGCACAGCCCCCTGTGCTGGGGACCCCACTGCCCACACAGGCACCCCCTCTCTGCTTGCCATGTCTGACCAGCTTAGATCTGGCCGCAGACATTGGACCCAGATGGCTGGCATCCCACCCCCTGGGACCTGGCTTTGTGCTTCACTGCAGTGTCTCCAGCCCCGTCCCTCAGCTCTCAGCCCCCAGTGTCCACATTCTGGGAAGGGGGAACCAGGGCCACCTCCGGCCAGGTGGCCTCATCACACTCACCCTGCTCGCGCAACTGCTTGCGGCCTCCCGCTGCGAGAACGGAGGAAACCGGTCCCGGGAGGTGGGCTTCAGGCCAAGCTGCCCCTGGTCGCTGCTGGCAGGAGGAGGACAGCAGGGCATGAGGCCTGAGGCAACAGGAGCCCAGCCCTCACCGTCCACACATCTGTGGGTCCGGGCCTGGCGCCCCAGGGCTCAGGGAGCAGAAGACTCCTAAAAGTAGACCCTGCCCACCTGCAGGGAAACCGCCACTCCAGACTCTGCTTCTGGGGTTTGGGAGCAGTGGACAGAAGAGTGGGGCAGCACGACTTCTCTCAGCCCTGGGGTCACCTCCCTCCCCCTGGAGCTCACACAGGACGGGGGCACTAACACACACGTCATGTGAGCCCCGGACACAGAGGGGGGCCTGCAGTTGCCCCTGCCAGGCGACAGCCACGTGCCCTCCCGCCATGCCGTGGGAGAGCCACGCGCCCTCCTGCCACGCCACAGGACAGCCACGTGCCCTCCTGCCATGCCACGGGACAGCCAGCAGGTGGCCCTCGTTTGCAAGTGGATGCCTGGCCTGGGGCCCACTGAGAACAATGGTTTTCACTATGTTCCCCCGTCCAGTTTCTGCCCACAAACATCCATCAGCTGAGGTGCCCTGTGGGTCAGAAAGGGCCCTTCCTTGGCCTGCACGCCCTACCATCCCCAGGACTCCTGACCAGTGGCTCGGGTGGCCAGGGCCACAGGGCTTCCCTCCCGTGCAGCCAGCCCCATATCTCCACCAGCTCACTGCCCAAGTCCACTGCTCCCCAGGAGGGCTGGTCTTGCACTTGGCACAAGCTGCCTGCCCTGAGCCTTCTCTCAGCCATGCGGCTAACACCAGGCGGGGGCCCAGAGCCAGACCAGAAACAAGCACACacagcccacccccagccccggaAGTGCAGTCGCGGGAGGGCCGGGAGGCCCCCAGGCCACACCTGGCCTCCCCCTCGCCGAGGCTCAGGGGATCCTGTGTCGTCTCAGTGGCGGCGTCCACAGCACTTGGGGTGTAGGATAGCTCAAGTGGGCTGCTCCCCAAGTCCTCTTTGCTGGGGGCCGTGACCTCTTCTCCCTCCATCAGCGCTCGGGACACCTCTTCCTCCGtcacagctgggggtggggggcagtgcagAAGCATCAGTGGCTTCACCGCACATGAGCCCACCCGGCCCAGCCTGGCTGTCCCCTCAGCTCAGCGTGGTCCCCTTTGGAGAGGTGGCTCAGCCCTCAGGCCGGCCTCTCAGGCACCTGTGATGGGGCGGGGGGATGTAAGGGCACCCACCCTGGTTGTCCAGCTTCTGCAGCTGTGGCAGGGTACGCAGGACGGTCATGCGGTAGAGGTGGGGGCAGGTGCCACAGCAGGGGTTCTCGGCCAGCCAGAGCACGCGCAGGCGCGGGAGGCCCTTCAGGTGGACGAGCTCTGCCAGGCTGGGGATGCGGTTCTTGCGCAGGTACAGCTCGCTTAGCTGCCGGCAGCGGCTCACGGGCTCCAGGCTGGAGATGCTGTTGACACTGCATGGACGCAGCCGTCAGCGCTGGCccagggcccccaccccaccacgcAGACGAGCGCTGCCAGCCAGTACCCACCTGCCCTCTCCTTAGGGTGGAGGGCAAGGGAGCCCCCAGGTCCAAAAGAAAGCTTCACCCTCCAGCTGCAGTGGGAGTGGCAGCCCCTACTCTGTTGAGGCTTCGAGGAGTCCA includes these proteins:
- the CFAP410 gene encoding cilia- and flagella-associated protein 410 isoform X4, yielding MKLTRKMVLSRAKASELHSVRKLNCWGSRLTDISICREMPSLEVITLSVNSISSLEPVSRCRQLSELYLRKNRIPSLAELVHLKGLPRLRVLWLAENPCCGTCPHLYRMTVLRTLPQLQKLDNQAVTEEEVSRALMEGEEVTAPSKEDLGSSPLELSYTPSAVDAATETTQDPLSLGEGEASSDQGQLGLKPTSRDRFPPFSQREAASSCASRNNILTAILMLLQELDIKGLEAVHQTVVSRLQTLHKQELQEDME
- the CFAP410 gene encoding cilia- and flagella-associated protein 410 isoform X2 — protein: MKLTRKMVLSRAKASELHSVRKLNCWGSRLTDISICREMPSLEVITLSVNSISSLEPVSRCRQLSELYLRKNRIPSLAELVHLKGLPRLRVLWLAENPCCGTCPHLYRMTVLRTLPQLQKLDNQAVTEEEVSRALMEGEEVTAPSKEDLGSSPLELSYTPSAVDAATETTQDPLSLGEGEASDQGQLGLKPTSRDRFPPFSQREAASSCASRGLLHLLLESLQLVPGLVPAHGPPYLRRTELFLTPCPLAGTAASLCAPPPSSDSLKWVQSSPEVQRWTHRGPVPPEGVPPGLRWVWPRAKGRCREQSVGLWPVSFTRPRPRGPLPPGTTACSSARWLCGQLRGPAHIFHAFQEEPQVCTVAGGRSAQRLG
- the CFAP410 gene encoding cilia- and flagella-associated protein 410 isoform X1, with translation MKLTRKMVLSRAKASELHSVRKLNCWGSRLTDISICREMPSLEVITLSVNSISSLEPVSRCRQLSELYLRKNRIPSLAELVHLKGLPRLRVLWLAENPCCGTCPHLYRMTVLRTLPQLQKLDNQAVTEEEVSRALMEGEEVTAPSKEDLGSSPLELSYTPSAVDAATETTQDPLSLGEGEASSDQGQLGLKPTSRDRFPPFSQREAASSCASRGLLHLLLESLQLVPGLVPAHGPPYLRRTELFLTPCPLAGTAASLCAPPPSSDSLKWVQSSPEVQRWTHRGPVPPEGVPPGLRWVWPRAKGRCREQSVGLWPVSFTRPRPRGPLPPGTTACSSARWLCGQLRGPAHIFHAFQEEPQVCTVAGGRSAQRLG
- the CFAP410 gene encoding cilia- and flagella-associated protein 410 isoform X3, producing MKLTRKMVLSRAKASELHSVRKLNCWGSRLTDISICREMPSLEVITLSVNSISSLEPVSRCRQLSELYLRKNRIPSLAELVHLKGLPRLRVLWLAENPCCGTCPHLYRMTVLRTLPQLQKLDNQAVTEEEVSRALMEGEEVTAPSKEDLGSSPLELSYTPSAVDAATETTQDPLSLGEGEASSDQGQLGLKPTSRDRFPPFSQREAASSCASRGLLHLLLESLQLVPGLVPAHGPPYLRRTELFLTPCPLAGTAASLCAPPPSRTTS
- the CFAP410 gene encoding cilia- and flagella-associated protein 410 isoform X5; protein product: MKLTRKMVLSRAKASELHSVRKLNCWGSRLTDISICREMPSLEVITLSVNSISSLEPVSRCRQLSELYLRKNRIPSLAELVHLKGLPRLRVLWLAENPCCGTCPHLYRMTVLRTLPQLQKLDNQAVTEEEVSRALMEGEEVTAPSKEDLGSSPLELSYTPSAVDAATETTQDPLSLGEGEASDQGQLGLKPTSRDRFPPFSQREAASSCASRNNILTAILMLLQELDIKGLEAVHQTVVSRLQTLHKQELQEDME